From the genome of Deltaproteobacteria bacterium, one region includes:
- a CDS encoding S1 RNA-binding domain-containing protein, giving the protein MRDRCYMVKVKGPSIEWEDDDSGFDAEAPQKESAAQAFAALLQQEAKGGQRIAVGEKVQGTLSLIGSGTDVMVDLGHGKATGVIDKIELVDEHGALKYKVGDKIEAFVIAKRGGEVQLSHHMTHALKSSDDLDKAQAQGIPVRGRVAKVIKGGFEVTVLGKTAFCPISQMDTKFTDNGAEHVGKDYEFLIEKVEERGRNIVVSRTALLRKKADLRLQELAATSTEDKVFTGTVTELRDFGAFVDIGGVDGLVHVSHLAHGRVSHPSEVVSVGDHVQVKILKIERDDKGRPKLSLSMKAASQDPWERVHDLISGGKVYEGKVVNLQSFGAFVQIHAGLEGLLHISELSWTKRVHHPSEVLKIGDTVTVAVKDIDTVQRRISLTMKQPEDDPWFAAATRYPVGQLRSAKVERLKPFGALVELAPGLTALLPLSVLKRKYGEAYKQAATPGKELEVRVVAVAPEERRIQLTLADIEEEDSDQKNYEDYLASERQAAATQRAEADAPKVGSFGALLGSKLKQRG; this is encoded by the coding sequence ATGAGAGATAGGTGCTACATGGTTAAGGTTAAGGGTCCAAGTATCGAGTGGGAAGATGACGATAGCGGGTTTGACGCCGAGGCTCCGCAGAAGGAGAGTGCGGCCCAGGCTTTTGCCGCTTTGCTGCAGCAGGAGGCCAAAGGTGGCCAGCGTATTGCTGTCGGGGAAAAAGTGCAGGGCACGCTATCCCTCATTGGCTCTGGTACCGATGTCATGGTCGACCTGGGTCACGGTAAGGCGACTGGTGTGATCGACAAAATCGAGCTCGTCGATGAGCACGGCGCTTTAAAATACAAGGTAGGCGATAAGATTGAGGCCTTTGTTATCGCTAAGCGCGGTGGCGAGGTCCAGCTGAGTCATCACATGACTCACGCTCTTAAGTCGTCCGATGACTTGGATAAGGCTCAAGCCCAGGGCATCCCGGTGCGCGGCCGCGTCGCTAAAGTCATTAAAGGCGGCTTTGAAGTAACAGTACTCGGCAAGACAGCCTTCTGTCCCATCTCGCAGATGGATACCAAGTTTACCGATAACGGTGCTGAGCACGTCGGCAAGGACTACGAGTTTTTGATCGAAAAAGTCGAAGAACGCGGGCGTAACATCGTCGTCTCGCGCACCGCTCTGCTACGCAAAAAAGCTGACTTACGCCTGCAAGAGTTGGCGGCGACCTCCACTGAGGACAAGGTCTTCACCGGTACGGTTACGGAGCTCCGGGATTTTGGTGCTTTCGTCGATATCGGTGGCGTCGATGGCTTGGTCCATGTGTCGCATCTAGCGCATGGACGCGTGTCTCACCCGAGCGAGGTCGTCAGTGTTGGTGATCACGTACAGGTCAAAATCCTGAAGATCGAGCGTGACGACAAGGGCAGGCCTAAACTCTCCTTAAGCATGAAGGCGGCCTCGCAAGATCCGTGGGAGCGGGTGCATGATCTCATCTCTGGTGGCAAAGTCTACGAGGGTAAAGTTGTAAACTTGCAGTCGTTTGGTGCCTTCGTCCAAATTCATGCAGGACTTGAGGGGCTGCTACATATTTCCGAACTCTCGTGGACGAAGCGGGTGCATCATCCGTCCGAGGTTCTCAAGATTGGCGACACGGTCACCGTCGCGGTTAAAGACATCGACACGGTGCAACGCCGTATTTCACTCACCATGAAGCAGCCTGAGGACGACCCCTGGTTCGCCGCTGCGACGCGTTATCCAGTAGGGCAGTTGCGCAGTGCTAAAGTCGAGCGGCTCAAGCCCTTTGGTGCCTTAGTGGAGTTGGCACCAGGCCTGACGGCTCTGCTTCCGCTGAGTGTGCTTAAACGCAAGTACGGCGAGGCCTACAAGCAGGCCGCTACCCCGGGTAAGGAGCTCGAGGTCAGAGTCGTAGCTGTGGCGCCTGAGGAGCGACGGATTCAGCTAACCCTTGCTGATATTGAGGAAGAGGATTCCGATCAAAAGAACTACGAGGACTACCTGGCGTCCGAGCGTCAGGCTGCTGCCACGCAGAGGGCTGAAGCAGATGCACCTAAGGTCGGCAGTTTTGGTGCCCTACTGGGCAGTAAGCTCAAACAGCGCGGCTGA
- a CDS encoding peptidyl-prolyl cis-trans isomerase encodes MVEIKTSEGNIKVELADKEAPISVANFVAYVNSKFYDGTVFHRVIDGFMIQGGGYTVDGDKLNEKPTKAAIANEAKNGLKNDKGTIAMARTSNPDSGTSQFYINLVNNDRLNYPNPDGHGYAVFGRVVEGLDIVEKIGKSRTAIRFNMQDFPVADVKILSASVVKPTSH; translated from the coding sequence GTGGTAGAGATCAAGACTAGCGAGGGCAACATCAAGGTCGAACTAGCCGATAAGGAAGCCCCGATCAGCGTCGCCAACTTCGTGGCCTACGTGAATAGCAAATTTTACGACGGTACCGTCTTTCATCGCGTGATCGATGGTTTCATGATTCAAGGCGGTGGCTATACTGTCGATGGTGATAAACTCAACGAAAAGCCAACCAAAGCGGCGATTGCTAATGAAGCCAAGAATGGCCTGAAAAACGACAAAGGCACCATCGCCATGGCGCGCACGAGCAATCCCGACAGTGGGACCTCGCAGTTTTACATCAACCTCGTAAACAACGACCGCTTAAACTACCCGAATCCCGATGGCCATGGCTATGCGGTCTTTGGTCGCGTGGTTGAAGGGCTCGACATCGTCGAGAAGATCGGCAAATCTAGAACGGCGATCCGCTTCAATATGCAAGACTTCCCCGTAGCGGACGTGAAGATCCTCTCGGCCAGCGTTGTGAAGCCTACCAGTCACTAA